The Streptomyces sp. Je 1-332 genome has a window encoding:
- the pulA gene encoding pullulanase-type alpha-1,6-glucosidase, protein MTGSPRRTLVATALALLAAVAPLASLAGAAPGAPAAADAPAPLDLATSRAQWIDENTVAWDVQGDAASQELVYARDGRLSLTDGALAGEGRRIRLAPVDGGLTDAQRKKYPHLKGYAAFAVDPRDRDRIRHALTGQLVATRSSSDGTLLAATGVQTQGVLDDLYSATATKAALGPQFRDGRPTLALWAPTAQSVSLELDGKRVAMRRDDTSGVWSVAGGRGWSGKQYRYVVKVWAPSVQKVVTNKVTDPYSTALTADSRRSIAVDLDDPRLAPKGWERLKKPKAEPLRDAQIQELHIRDFSVEDKTARHPGKYLAFTDTKSDGMKHLRKLAKSGTSYVHLLPAFDIGTIPERAADQATPDCDLTAPGPDSEEQQACVTKTAAKDAYNWGYDPLHYTVPEGSYASDPAGTRRTVEFRQMVQGLNGSGLRTVMDVVYNHTVASGQADKSVLDKIVPGYYQRLLPDGTVATSTCCANTAPENAMMGKLVVDSLVTWAKEYKVDGFRFDLMGHHPKANILAVRKALDALTVAKDGVDGKKIVLYGEGWNFGEIADDARFVQATQKNMAGTGIATFSDRGRDAVRGGGPFDEDPGVQGFASGLFTDPNASKANGTPVEQKARLLHYQDLLKVALTGNLSAYRFTDSAGRRVKGSEVDYNGAPAGYAAAPGDALSYADAHDNESLYDALAFKLPADTTAAERSRMQVLAMATATLAQGPSLSQAGSDLLRSKSLDRNSYDSGDWFNALHWNCRDGNGFGRGLPPAADNKDKWPYGKPLLTSKALTPGCAEINGTSAAYQDLLKLRATEPAFSLTTTAQVQSQLAFPLSGTPKETPGVITMQLENLMVIFNATPKPQKQSVTLPKGATYSLHPTQAKGADEVVKSASYERGSDTFNVPARSVAVFERD, encoded by the coding sequence GTGACCGGCTCCCCGCGCCGCACCCTCGTGGCCACGGCCCTCGCTCTACTCGCCGCCGTCGCACCCCTGGCGTCCCTGGCCGGCGCCGCGCCGGGGGCACCGGCCGCCGCCGACGCGCCCGCCCCACTCGACCTGGCCACGTCCCGGGCCCAGTGGATCGACGAGAACACCGTCGCCTGGGACGTCCAAGGGGACGCAGCATCACAGGAGTTGGTGTATGCCCGCGACGGCCGGCTCTCCCTCACGGACGGCGCACTTGCCGGCGAGGGGCGGCGGATCCGCCTTGCCCCGGTCGACGGCGGCCTCACCGACGCCCAGCGCAAGAAGTATCCGCACCTGAAGGGTTACGCGGCCTTCGCCGTCGACCCGCGGGACCGGGACCGGATCCGACATGCCCTGACCGGCCAACTCGTCGCCACCCGCAGCAGTTCCGACGGCACCCTCCTCGCCGCCACCGGCGTACAGACGCAAGGCGTCCTCGACGACCTCTACAGCGCCACCGCCACCAAGGCGGCCCTCGGCCCGCAGTTCCGCGACGGCCGCCCCACGCTGGCCCTGTGGGCCCCCACGGCGCAGTCCGTCAGCCTCGAACTCGACGGTAAGCGCGTGGCGATGCGGCGCGACGACACCAGTGGTGTGTGGTCCGTCGCCGGGGGACGCGGCTGGTCGGGGAAGCAGTATCGGTACGTCGTGAAGGTGTGGGCGCCCAGCGTCCAGAAGGTCGTCACCAACAAGGTCACGGACCCCTACTCCACGGCGCTCACCGCCGACTCGCGGCGCAGCATCGCCGTCGACCTCGACGACCCGAGGCTTGCGCCCAAGGGCTGGGAGCGCCTGAAGAAGCCGAAGGCAGAGCCCCTGCGCGACGCGCAGATACAGGAGCTGCACATCCGCGACTTCTCCGTGGAGGACAAGACGGCGCGTCACCCCGGCAAGTACCTGGCCTTCACCGACACGAAGTCCGACGGTATGAAGCACTTGCGCAAGCTGGCCAAGTCGGGGACGTCATATGTCCACTTGCTGCCCGCTTTCGACATCGGCACCATCCCCGAGCGAGCCGCGGACCAGGCCACACCCGACTGCGACCTGACGGCGCCCGGCCCGGACTCCGAAGAGCAACAGGCCTGCGTCACCAAGACCGCGGCCAAGGACGCCTACAACTGGGGTTACGACCCCCTGCACTACACCGTGCCGGAGGGCAGCTACGCGAGCGACCCCGCCGGTACCCGCCGCACGGTCGAGTTCCGGCAGATGGTCCAGGGCCTCAACGGCTCAGGCCTGCGCACCGTCATGGACGTCGTCTACAACCACACGGTGGCGAGCGGCCAGGCCGACAAGTCCGTACTCGACAAGATCGTGCCCGGCTACTACCAGCGGCTGCTCCCCGACGGCACGGTCGCCACCTCCACGTGCTGCGCCAACACCGCGCCCGAGAACGCGATGATGGGCAAACTCGTGGTCGACTCACTGGTCACCTGGGCCAAGGAGTACAAGGTCGACGGCTTCCGCTTCGACCTGATGGGTCACCACCCCAAGGCGAACATCCTTGCTGTGAGAAAGGCCCTGGACGCCCTGACCGTCGCGAAGGACGGCGTCGACGGGAAGAAGATCGTCCTCTACGGCGAGGGCTGGAACTTCGGTGAGATCGCCGATGACGCCCGTTTCGTCCAGGCCACCCAGAAGAACATGGCGGGCACGGGCATCGCCACCTTCTCCGACCGTGGCCGCGACGCGGTGCGCGGCGGCGGCCCCTTCGATGAGGACCCCGGCGTGCAGGGCTTCGCCAGCGGCCTGTTCACCGACCCCAACGCCTCGAAGGCGAACGGCACCCCGGTCGAGCAGAAGGCGAGGCTGCTGCACTACCAGGACCTGCTGAAGGTCGCCCTCACGGGCAACCTCTCCGCGTACAGGTTCACGGACTCGGCGGGAAGGCGGGTCAAGGGCTCCGAGGTCGACTACAACGGCGCACCGGCCGGATACGCGGCGGCCCCCGGCGACGCCCTCTCCTACGCCGACGCCCACGACAACGAATCCCTCTACGACGCCCTCGCGTTCAAGCTCCCCGCGGACACCACGGCCGCCGAGCGCTCCCGCATGCAGGTCCTCGCGATGGCGACCGCGACCCTGGCCCAGGGCCCTTCCCTCTCCCAGGCGGGCAGCGACCTGCTGCGCTCGAAGTCGCTGGACCGCAACTCCTACGACAGCGGTGACTGGTTCAACGCCCTGCACTGGAACTGCCGGGACGGCAACGGCTTCGGGCGAGGCCTGCCCCCGGCCGCCGACAACAAGGACAAGTGGCCCTACGGAAAGCCCCTACTGACGTCCAAGGCCCTGACGCCGGGCTGCGCCGAAATCAACGGCACATCGGCCGCCTACCAGGACCTGCTCAAACTGCGCGCGACGGAGCCGGCGTTCTCCCTGACCACGACCGCCCAGGTCCAGTCCCAACTCGCCTTCCCCCTCTCGGGAACGCCGAAGGAAACCCCGGGCGTCATCACCATGCAGCTCGAAAACCTCATGGTCATCTTCAACGCAACCCCGAAGCCCCAGAAACAGAGCGTCACCCTTCCGAAGGGCGCCACATACTCCCTCCACCCGACCCAGGCAAAGGGCGCGGACGAGGTGGTCAAGTCCGCGTCATACGAGAGGGGTTCGGACACGTTCAACGTCCCTGCTCGCAGCGTCGCGGTCTTCGAACGAGACTGA